Proteins encoded within one genomic window of Geotalea daltonii FRC-32:
- a CDS encoding phenylacetate--CoA ligase family protein yields the protein MELIWDQTYECMEREEIQQLQLERLQATLNRAYKNVTCYRNKFNELGIVPEDIQSLLDLTKLPFTTKEDLRLNYPYGMFAVPLREVVRIHSSSGTTGKPTVVGYTKHDLKTWSGLVARFMTAAGVTHDDVVQIAFGYGLFTGAFGLHYGSETIGASVIPMSSGNTEKQIMIMQDYKSTALVCTPTYAITLADKMERMGIDPKNLSLKVGLFGGEPWSESMRKEIETRLCLSATDNYGLSEVIGPGVAGECSCKCGMHIFEDAFIPEIIDPETCQVLPPGSVGELVLTTLTKEALPMIRYRTRDITSLDYSKCDCGRTLVRMKKTMGRSDDMLIIKGVNVFPSQIEEVLFAIEGCEPHYQLVVDRIGAMDELEVRIEVTENIFFDEMKKQRAFLEMVEKKIASMLGVGATVKLVEPNSIPRQEGKASRVIDKRKI from the coding sequence ATGGAACTGATCTGGGACCAGACGTACGAATGCATGGAACGGGAAGAAATCCAACAGCTGCAGCTGGAGAGGTTGCAGGCAACTTTGAATCGCGCCTACAAGAACGTGACCTGTTATCGCAACAAGTTCAATGAACTGGGGATCGTACCCGAAGACATCCAGTCCCTGTTGGACCTTACCAAACTTCCTTTCACCACCAAGGAAGATCTGAGGCTCAATTATCCCTACGGCATGTTTGCCGTGCCGCTTCGGGAGGTGGTGCGCATTCATTCTTCTTCGGGCACGACCGGCAAACCCACCGTGGTCGGCTATACAAAACATGATCTGAAGACCTGGTCCGGACTGGTAGCCCGGTTCATGACTGCTGCCGGCGTAACCCATGACGACGTGGTGCAGATCGCCTTCGGCTACGGGCTTTTTACCGGTGCCTTCGGTCTCCACTACGGTTCCGAGACCATCGGCGCCAGCGTCATCCCCATGAGCTCGGGCAATACGGAAAAACAGATCATGATCATGCAGGATTACAAATCCACCGCACTGGTCTGTACGCCCACCTATGCCATTACCCTGGCCGACAAGATGGAGAGGATGGGGATAGACCCAAAGAACCTCTCATTAAAAGTCGGATTGTTTGGTGGCGAGCCATGGTCCGAAAGCATGCGCAAGGAAATCGAAACCCGGCTTTGTCTGAGCGCCACCGACAACTATGGACTTTCCGAGGTCATCGGCCCGGGTGTCGCCGGCGAATGTTCCTGTAAGTGTGGCATGCATATCTTCGAGGACGCGTTCATTCCAGAGATCATAGATCCGGAAACCTGCCAGGTGCTTCCTCCAGGCAGTGTCGGCGAACTGGTTCTGACCACGCTTACCAAGGAAGCGTTGCCCATGATCCGCTACCGTACCAGGGATATTACCTCGCTGGATTACAGCAAATGCGACTGCGGCAGGACCCTGGTGCGGATGAAAAAAACCATGGGGCGCAGCGACGACATGCTCATTATCAAAGGGGTCAACGTTTTCCCGTCCCAGATCGAGGAAGTCCTCTTTGCCATCGAGGGCTGCGAACCCCATTACCAGTTGGTGGTCGACCGGATCGGCGCCATGGATGAACTCGAGGTGCGCATCGAGGTTACAGAGAATATCTTCTTCGATGAGATGAAAAAGCAGCGGGCCTTCCTGGAAATGGTAGAGAAAAAGATTGCCTCCATGCTCGGTGTCGGGGCAACTGTCAAACTTGTCGAGCCGAACAGCATTCCCAGACAGGAAGGCAAGGCCAGCCGGGTCATTGATAAACGTAAGATTTAG
- a CDS encoding carbonic anhydrase: protein MLPRKLKNVVWLSVLTLVITAAVALASGTQAGMSADEALKSLLDGNQRYVSNQMSGQKLCDLTTRESLAKHQKPYAIILSCSDSRVPPEIIFDKGLGEIFVIRVAGNIADPAILGSIEYGAEHLGSPLIMVLGHERCGAVTAAVEAKGKPEGNLGSIIRSIAPAVKLAKKESTGKAKPEVVEMAIDDNVNLVSAALTKQSKVIRHLVAEGKVKIVGAKYDLDDGKVTLLK, encoded by the coding sequence ATGTTGCCTAGGAAGTTGAAGAATGTTGTCTGGCTCTCGGTTTTAACACTTGTAATTACTGCAGCGGTTGCACTTGCCAGCGGCACACAAGCCGGCATGAGCGCCGATGAAGCCTTGAAAAGCCTGCTGGATGGCAATCAGCGCTATGTCTCCAATCAGATGAGTGGTCAGAAGCTCTGTGACCTTACCACCCGCGAAAGTCTCGCCAAACATCAGAAGCCGTATGCCATCATCCTTTCCTGCTCCGATTCGCGCGTTCCGCCAGAGATAATATTCGACAAGGGTCTCGGTGAGATATTCGTCATCCGCGTTGCAGGAAACATCGCCGATCCGGCTATTCTGGGAAGCATCGAATACGGAGCCGAACACCTGGGTTCCCCGCTGATCATGGTTCTCGGCCATGAGCGTTGTGGCGCAGTAACGGCTGCGGTCGAAGCCAAAGGCAAGCCTGAAGGGAATCTGGGCTCGATAATCCGCTCCATCGCCCCGGCAGTGAAGCTGGCTAAGAAAGAATCAACGGGCAAAGCAAAACCTGAGGTGGTGGAAATGGCCATAGACGATAATGTGAACCTGGTTTCTGCTGCATTGACCAAGCAGTCGAAAGTTATCAGGCATTTGGTTGCAGAGGGCAAGGTCAAGATCGTCGGCGCCAAATATGACCTGGATGATGGCAAGGTAACACTGCTGAAATAA
- the vapC gene encoding type II toxin-antitoxin system VapC family toxin, with product MLMNCDMETTALAKVLVDTSAWIEFFRKQEPCFSVVTRLIDEEQVCCTGIILAELMQGAKSDKELAVLADFPHVFEFLPETPELWAAAGRLSFNLRRSGHTIGLADCFIAAATAQAGVPLATLDAHFEIVKKAAKISLYLIPGRK from the coding sequence ATGCTGATGAACTGCGACATGGAGACCACCGCCTTGGCTAAGGTTCTCGTCGATACTTCCGCCTGGATCGAGTTCTTCCGCAAGCAAGAGCCCTGCTTTAGCGTGGTGACGCGGTTGATCGACGAAGAACAGGTTTGCTGCACCGGGATCATCCTTGCCGAACTTATGCAGGGGGCAAAATCTGACAAAGAGCTTGCCGTGCTTGCCGATTTCCCGCATGTCTTCGAATTCCTGCCGGAAACCCCGGAATTATGGGCTGCAGCCGGGCGACTCTCTTTCAATCTACGCCGCTCGGGACATACCATCGGTCTTGCCGACTGCTTCATTGCCGCCGCTACTGCACAGGCCGGTGTCCCGTTGGCCACACTGGATGCTCATTTCGAAATAGTCAAAAAGGCAGCTAAAATTTCACTCTATCTAATTCCAGGCCGGAAGTGA
- a CDS encoding HNH endonuclease gives MHRGVITSPFIDVTGDLVELNELFNLYWRRVVPLGQTSSIAFPFSRLDRESFWELVPLPDKTITPAIINNTSSVSYLRKYALGVRLDEELFGVMQTGEGREALREALLLSCFSPEAQAQLREQSVINREAYDYSRILEEKSHLPLVKEIIEADNYRPIARDQGFRRLVVTTYDHRCALCGVRIITPEQYTAVEAAHIVPWSKSNNDDIRNGMALCRLCHWAFDNGMMGVSDGYEVITSRHISAQPNAPGFLLTLSGRGIIGPKDNNLWPAQEYLAEHRRDWRL, from the coding sequence GTGCATCGTGGCGTCATCACCTCACCATTCATCGACGTCACCGGCGATCTGGTCGAGCTAAACGAACTGTTCAACCTCTACTGGCGTCGCGTCGTCCCTCTTGGCCAGACCAGCAGCATCGCCTTTCCGTTTTCTCGCCTGGATCGCGAGTCGTTCTGGGAATTGGTCCCCCTGCCGGATAAAACCATAACCCCCGCCATCATCAACAACACGTCCTCCGTCAGCTACCTCCGCAAGTACGCTCTGGGTGTGCGGTTGGACGAAGAGTTGTTCGGTGTGATGCAGACAGGTGAGGGAAGGGAGGCGCTGAGGGAAGCACTGCTCCTTTCCTGCTTCTCACCCGAAGCACAGGCGCAACTGCGGGAGCAGTCTGTCATCAATCGCGAAGCCTATGATTACAGCCGGATTCTGGAGGAGAAATCACATTTGCCGCTGGTCAAGGAGATAATCGAGGCGGATAACTACCGCCCCATCGCGCGAGATCAAGGCTTTCGGCGACTGGTGGTCACCACCTATGACCATCGCTGCGCCCTGTGCGGTGTCAGGATCATCACCCCCGAGCAATATACCGCAGTTGAGGCAGCTCATATTGTTCCTTGGAGCAAAAGCAATAATGATGATATCCGCAACGGCATGGCGCTGTGCAGGCTTTGTCACTGGGCATTCGACAATGGGATGATGGGAGTCTCTGACGGCTATGAAGTCATTACCTCCCGACATATTTCTGCACAGCCGAACGCGCCGGGGTTCCTGCTGACGCTCAGCGGACGCGGCATCATCGGGCCGAAAGACAATAACCTGTGGCCGGCACAGGAATATCTTGCAGAACATCGCCGCGATTGGCGGCTTTAG
- a CDS encoding DCL family protein encodes MAKSVELTSKYFRTQKAAMEFFKDMLNTYSDGQVLNSDDTRLLSELLQRHPEAEYKIGEGIKYFYRGTSPEYHTPCFFIMRADNVPTEFSYISCIKANPPTTEQLFYRACRHAVSDELIYQKNEAFKKSGGKLACSETGDLITSEEAEYQHFMPKFKDIVAEFISQYKIVISPGLISHGADMQDVVHFTDPNMEADFKKFHKTNATHFRICKKYIR; translated from the coding sequence ATGGCAAAATCGGTTGAGCTTACAAGTAAATATTTTAGAACTCAGAAAGCAGCTATGGAATTCTTCAAAGACATGCTCAACACGTATAGTGATGGGCAAGTGTTAAATTCAGATGACACAAGATTGCTTTCTGAGTTACTTCAACGCCATCCTGAAGCAGAATACAAAATTGGCGAAGGAATTAAATATTTTTACAGGGGCACATCACCTGAATACCACACACCTTGTTTTTTCATAATGCGAGCTGACAATGTGCCAACGGAGTTTTCATATATCAGTTGCATAAAAGCAAATCCTCCAACTACAGAACAACTTTTTTACAGAGCCTGCAGGCACGCAGTTTCTGATGAACTAATATATCAAAAAAATGAAGCCTTTAAAAAAAGTGGGGGAAAGTTGGCTTGTAGCGAAACTGGAGACTTGATTACCAGCGAGGAAGCAGAGTATCAGCACTTCATGCCGAAGTTCAAAGACATTGTCGCAGAATTTATAAGTCAGTATAAGATAGTGATAAGTCCAGGCCTTATTTCTCATGGAGCTGATATGCAGGATGTGGTTCATTTCACAGATCCGAACATGGAGGCCGACTTCAAGAAGTTCCACAAGACCAATGCAACCCATTTCAGGATATGTAAAAAATACATACGGTAA